GAAGCCGGGTATAAAAGTCCAAGAAGAAGGCACCCTGGAAAGGAACCACGCCATGAAACAGTTTTGGATACTGAGTTTGCTCTGCTTGATCGCACTTGGCGCGACTCTCATTTTAACCGCCGGTTGCGACGACGACGATGACGACGACAGCGGCAACGCAGCGACGCCTTGCGAAACCTTCTGTAAGCGGGTTTCCGGCTGCGGCCTTGCCGGGCAGATCGACGTGTCGGATATGAATGAATGCCTGCAATACTGCGCCACGGCCGACAAAGAACTGGTCGGCTGTGTTGTCGAAGCCGAAAATTGCGAAGCAGTCGACGTTTGCTACGAAGAAGAACCGGTCGGTGATGACGACGATGACGATGACAACGACGACGACACGTCGCCTCCGCCGTTTGTTTTTAGTTGTGAAGACCTGGGCCTGCCGGTGCGCGAGTTTCTTGACGCCGAACCCGATAGTTCGCTTTATGCGTCGGCGGCGGATTTCACCGTCGAGACGCTGGATGGCGAATGGAGTTTCGCGGAGAACTTTACCGGCTGCGAATCCTATTTGATTATTCAGGACAAACCGGCGCAAAACCTCGGCTGGTCGGTGGGCATCTGGGAGCGCGACGCGGAAGCCTTTTTGAGCATGCTTCCGGACAACGCGCAGGTGCTTTTTGTCTCCACTTCCTTCGATGAAAGCTACCGCCGTCAGTCGTTGAAGGATTTGCGCGAACAGATCGACGCTTATATCGAGGATCTGCCGCCGGAAGAGCAAGCCAAATGGCCGCGGCGCATTCACTACGTCACCGACGCCGCTCGGGAGATGCCGCATTGGTTGGGTGAAATCTTCACGAGTCCGCGGTGGGGCGCGGGTATCGACCGCCTCCAGCGTATTCGTTACATCGGCAGTTACGCCGATTACACGCGGTACGACGCCTCGCACGGGTGGTTCGCGCCGAACCTGAAAATGGCCGCGAACGAACCCGTCTACTACAACTTTGAAGCCGAGCGCGAAACCTATCTGGAGAGCGTCGATGCGACGGTGATACCGCTCTTCACCGGCGAGGTCCTTTCCGATCCCGGTTGGGCGGGACTGCGCGGTGCGGCGACGGTTACGCTGCCGGACGAGACGGCCATGGCGGCTTTCGACACGTTGGAACTGGACCTTTATCTTGGTTGCGACGGCGAGGGCGAGTACCAAACCTGCCCCGACTGGGATTACCTCGTCGAGCTTTACTTGTGCGACGTGGACGAAACAGAGCGTTGCTCGATCGAAATCGGCCGGTGGATCACGACCTACCACCGCGAAGGTCGCTGGGTACACGACATCAGCGGCGTCCTGCCGTTGCTTAGCGCCGGGGGAGAGTTCCGCTTCGAGTTCTACACGCAGCAGCCCTATGAGGTCGAGTTGAATCTGCGGCTTTCGAGCCAGGCGAGGGCGGAGAGACCCGTCGAGTCCCATTTCTTGTTTTCGGGCGGCGCGTTCGGTCCGGACTACAACAGCAATTTCGAACCGGTCGTGCTCGACGTGGACGGCGATGTGACGCGGGTCGAACTCGCTACGGTCATTACGGGACACGGCGGCGCGGAACCCGGCAACTGCGCGGAGTTCTGCAACACGACACATCACTTCTCGATCAACGGCGATGAGGTCGTCCGCGAGTTTCCGGAAGCCGGTAACAGTCGCGACTGCATGGACAAAGTCGTGGAGGGGACAGTGCCCAACCAGTACGGCACGTGGTGGTACGGCCGTAGCGGTTGGTGCCCGGGCAAGGAAGTGCCGATGGTGCGCACGGATATCACCGAGTTCGTCGATCTGGGCGCGGAGAACACCATCGAATACTGGGGGCTCTACCTAGGCGACGCGTATCCGTCTTCGGGCGCGAGCATCTCCTTGAAATCGTGGGTGGTGTTGTACAAGTAAAGACCGCGCGGTTGAATCGCGCAGCGGCTCGTCTCAGGGTACTTCGGTATACCAGCGATCACCGCGTTCGTGCCGGACGTTGAACACGTAGTCGTCGCTTTGCGCGAGGATCCACAAAAACGTCAGCCCCGGCGTATCAAGCAGGTTCTTGTCGACGGTGAGCAGTTGGTTGATGTTGGTCGCGTATCCTTCGTGTAACTCTCGATACGCCCCCTGGCACGTCCGGAAGTTCTTCGCCATGCTTTCTGCGGTGCTGTTGTAGGCCAGGGTACGTTGGCCCACGTAATTGGGAATGGCGATGGTCGTGAGAATGCTGATAATCGAGATCACGATCAGTAGTTCCACCAAGCTGAATCCGGCGTTCCGTTTCATGGTCACCTCACCCGACGTACAGGACGATCCTGTTAGTTATTATGACATAGAATTCCCAACCAACTCCTCGTGAGTGGCGGACAATTTTTGTCAAAACGCGCAAATTTGACAAAAATTGTCATTTAATTCGCTGGGCCAACCGACTTATTGGCACCTCGTTACTCGTTTTTCGCCATCCGGAAAACTCAACTCGCAGATCGACTTCACCTGGCTCAACCCGCAGGTGCCGATACAAAGCGAGGAAACGAATATCGTCTTTATTCATATAGATGGGAATCACTTCACCGATCACCGGTTCTTTGGAATCGGCTACAAACAGGCGTGCTTTAACGCCATCGAAACAGCTGTACTTCATCAGGGGGCCCGCTACGGGGACTTCGAGAAAAACGCGGACGGTGCCGTGTCCGTCGGTGTCGGCTTTGACCAGAGTGATGTGGGTGGGGGTGGCGTCGTAGATCAGTTCAATGCGTCCGGTACAGACCATGTAAACAAATAGAATAAAAGAAGAAATTAGAAGGGTAATGAGGACGACCCGGATCTTGCTGCGAGTACTTTTCGCGTGTTCCACCTCTTCGACAATGTTTTCCAGCAGTTCATTGTCGACGGCGTGTATCTTCTCTAAAGCGCGGGTACGTCGGCTCGTTGGCACGCCGGACTCCTGCGTCGGGTTATTTGAATGTAGTTATCTGGTTGCAGATTACACCACATTACTAATCTGCAATTCATGTGCCAGTGAATTGCCGCTGTGACATCCTTCGAAAACTCCGCTTCTTGACTCTTTTCCGGCCTGTCCGTAGGCTGGGCGCGATAAGCTTTTTTTCTATCTCTACTTGGAAGGCGCGCGATGCGGTTTCGAGAACTGGGACGGTCGGGAATCGAGGCATCGGTCGTCGGCTTAGGCGCGTGGGCCATCGGCGGTTGGATGTGGGGCGGCACCGAGGAAAAAGACGGTATCGCAGCGATTCAGGCCGCCATCGACGCCGGCATTTCATTGATCGACACCGCGCCGGCCTACGGCTACGGTCGCTCGGAGGAAATCGTCGGCAAGGCAATCCGCCAGCGGCGTGATCGCGTCGTGTTGGCCACCAAGTGCGGCCTGGTGTGGGAGGGAACCAGCGGCGAGTTCTTTTTCTACGGCAACCAACGCGGCCAGGCCGACGAATCCGATCCCGATGCGCGGCGTATATATCGTTATTTGCATCCGGACTCGGTGCGGCGCGAAGTGGAACAGAGCTTGCGTCGCTTGGGCACCGATTACATCGACCTGATGCAAACCCATTGGCCGGATGCGACGACACCGATCCAAGACACGATGGCCGAACTGCTGAAGCTGAAGGACGAAGGTAAGATCCGCGCGATCGGCGCCAGCAACGTGGAACCCTCGCATTTGCGCGAGTATCTTGCCGCCGGGCAACTCGACAACATCCAAGAAAACTTCAGCATGATCGACCGGCAGATTGAGCGGGACCTGCTGCCGATGGCTCGTGAGAACGGGCTGGCCGTATTGGCGTATTCGCCCATGGTGCTGGGGCTGTTGACCGGCAAGATCGGCCCAGACCGCCGCTTCGAAGAAGGGGATTTGCGCCTTGGAGACCCGCGTTTCAGCGCCGAAGGATTGCAGCGCATGCAGGGCTTGCTCGCCGGGTTCCAGCCGATTGCGGAGAACCACGACGCGACCATCGGTCAGCTTGTTATCGCGTGGACGGCGGCGCAACCCGGCTTGACTCATGTGTTGTGCGGTGCCCGGCGTCCGGACCAAGCGGCGGAGAACGCGGCGGCAGGCGATTTGCTGCTCAGCGAAGACGAACTGGTGCGGATCGATGCGGCTCTCGCTGAATACCTTGCTGTAGAGACGGCGTAGACCGAACGCGGAGTTTCTTTTAGATGAAAACCAACCCGGCCGGACTCATCATGTTGCTGGCGTTGCTGGTCGGCGCGGCCTTTACGTCAGTGGCTCCGGCCGAGGACGACACCACACCGACACCGACTCCGCAGGTCGTGCGCGCCAAAGTCGTCACCGACCATTTGAAAAAAGACCCGCCCATCGATCGGTCTGCGGGGCGCGTGAAGATGGAAGGCGAGCGGCAGGCGCCGCAGTGGGTGCAGATTCCCATCCACCAACCGCATTGGCGCGACCGGATGACGCAGTTGGGTATCGCCAAGAACGCGCCGCGACGGATGGTTGTCAGCAAGCGGCGGCACTTGCTGCAGCTTGTCGCCGGCGACCAGGTGGTCGGCGAGTATCCGGTTGGATTTGGGCGAAACTACCTCAACGATAAGCTTGAACAGGGCGACAAAACCTCGCCGGAGGGCGTGTTTCGCGTCGTCCACAAGCATCCGTCGAAAAAGACGCACCGCTCGCTTTGCCTTGACTATCCGAACGCGCAAACCCACCGGAAGAGAGCGCGGGCGCGGCAATTGGGCGTGAAGTTCACGCGCGAGGCCGGTAGCGACATTTGCATTCACGGACACGGCGTGTGGGGCGGCGAGACGTTCTACGAAAAGGGCGGCGTGTACTACGTGAAAAACTGGACACGAGGCTGCCTGACAATCAATGACGATCTCATGGAAGAGGTGTACGCCTTCGGGCACACGGGCATGCGGGTCGAGATTTCCTGGTAACGCGAGTCTTCAAGAATCAGTGTTACGGCAGCAAGAATTCCGCCGTTTTTTTCCACGAGGCAAAAGCGTTCGCATCCCATACCTTCGGGTATCGGCGCCAGTGGAACTCCACGAGCGGGATCTTGCTCATCGAGGGGGCCGCTTTTAGCGCCAGGCCCGGGTTCTGCAGAATGCCGCGCATGCGGTCGGGCATCGTGCCCAGCGAGACACGAAAGGGCTTGGCCTCAAAGCACCGGTAAACGTCTTCTCCCTGTACCACGCCGGACTTAAACAGAGGCTCGATTTCGGATATCGGGTCCAAGGATTGCAGGAAGCGGCGGTTGACGTCGTAGGACGCCAGCACCGCGCCGCGATTTTGCTGGTAGGAGGCGGCCCACGACCACAGCGTTGCCGTCGTCGCCTTACCGCCATTCGCCAGGACTTTTCCCAGGTGCGACCCGAGGCCGTGGCCGGCCAGAAGCGAAGAAGTGACACCGCTGGCCTGCATGGGGATCACCATACCGGCGGCTTCACCGATGACGGCGAAACCATCGCAAACCAACCGCAGCCCCGCGCGACGAATGCGGATCGGGCCGCCGCCGCGATAAATCTCGCGCCCCACGAAATCAAAACGTTCCTTGAGTTCGTCCAAAGCCTGAGCGGGATTGGGCGGGTAGTTTTCTTCCTGGATCCCCGCGAGCAGAAACAGGCTCTTGAAGCGCAGCGAAACCGTATGGCTGAGCGTGCTGAACGCCCCGTGGTTGGAAATCACATGGCTGATGACTTCCGGTGCCACCTCGCCGCGCTCGGCAGCGCGGGCGGCTTTCTCCACGTCGATGTCGTACAAACGAGACTCGGCGATGATGCGGTCCTCGGGCCGGTCGGTAAAATCGATGCCGCACGATTCAGGCAGACGGCGGGCGAGCGCTGCGGCGTTTCCGGTGGCGTCGACGACAACGGAGCCGCGAAAGGTTTTCTCGCTGCCGCGACGGCTTTCAGCAACCACGCCGATGACCCGGCTGTTTTCGACCAAGGGGTGGCGAACGCGCCAACCGAATCGCACATCGGTTCCCTCGTCCTTGGCCTGGCGAACCAGGCGTCGCACGGTTTCGCGGAGGCGGACGATGTGCATCTCGTGTTTCGGATTGGAGAACGCCTCCCAGCCGGAGCAGGAGAAGGCTCTGACGCCCTGCGGCACGTAGGCGATTTCTTTGCCCGCGGGGTCCGGCACGCCGCACTGCGAAAAAGCGTCTTTCTCGACCTCCAACACGTAGGTGTGGCCATATGCGGATTCTGCTTCCGCTTCGATCAGCAGTACCGAAAGGCCTTGATGGGCAGAGGTAATTGCGCACATGGCGCCGGCCGGACCGGCACCCACCACAATCACGTCATAGGTTTTTTGCGTCATGCGTGGGGCTCCGTATGCAGATAGTGCGCGAAAGGCTAACGGCTTTTCCGTTTTTTGTAAATCAAGGAAGGGGGGAAGGTCGGGTCCTGAAAAAGGCCGATGCCACAACCCGCTTAACAGGGGAAAGCGAATTGCGGCATCGTTCAACTTTTCTCTTTATTCATTTTTATATTTCGGTTTTCTAAGCGACATTGGATCCATGGTTTGCGTCGGCAACGGTTTCACTCACCTGGACCGGAAGTTTGAGCACCTACCGTCACGCCAGCTAACCCAACCACTTGTGTGCCGCGTAACCGCCTGTCCCACCATGTCCGGTTATCACCGAACCACCATCCGGAATAAAAATAGCCATCGTGTCAGCACATGGCAAGGAAAAAAGTAGTTATTGCAACATAAAATAGCTCAGTATTGGGCGGTTCGTCCGGCGAAGTATTGAAACCCCCGGCAAAGGCGATAGCACGTGTGATTTGTCGAAGGGCATACGCGTCCCTTCATGACGAGCGAGTAGCGGTGTGCCGACCGCCGGAAGCGAAGGCGTTTTTCAGGTTCGTTGTTCCGGTGGTATAATCACGCGTTCTCCGACAATGCATTGGCCGGCGGTACGCCTCGTCGCCGAGAAGGAAAGTGGATAATGACACCATGGAAATGGCTGCTGGCGGAACTGCTGATTGTCGCCTGGGTAATGGGTGCTTCCTATTTCGGGCGTGTCTATGAAGTAACGCGTGCGCAAAATCCCAAGTCCCGGATAAACATCGGCCTGAACTTTTGGCAAGGTTTGATTGTTTTGCTGCCGGCCTCGGTGCTGATCGACGTCGTTTCCTGGTCGGTGTCGTTGGGCTTCGTGTTCATGGCGCTGTTTCGCGGCGCGCACATGGTGGCGTGGGGCGCGCAACTGTTGCATGCGGCGCCGCAGAATTTGCCTTCCTTTTTGGTACGGGGGCGCGGCAAGCCGTTGCTGGTAGGCGGGTTAGCGATGTTGCTACCGGTTGTGGCGCTTTTCGTGTACCTCGTGGTCGTGTATTTGGTGCCGATTCTGCGAGTCGCGCCGAAGTAATTCAGAAGCGTCGCGGCCGTTTCCCAATCCCGCCACATCCCTGATTCATGCTGCTTAGCGATTCGTCAGCGCTTGACCGCCGCGCGCAATCGCTGCCGGGCGCCGACCGACAAACCATAGTCATTGATCTCGCGCAACAGGACCTCGCGCTTTCCGTCGCCGCTGACGTAGCCGTTGAGACGGGCGACCGCGGTGGAGTCGACAAAGGCGCCGAAGTTGGGAAACATTGCCCGCAATTCAGCCATCAACGCCGCGTCTTTCTGCAGGTTGTATTTCTGGTGGTAGTCCTCGGCGCGATAGAAACGATCGAGTGGTTCAATGACCGTGTAAAGCTTTTTGCCCGACTTGCTTTGCCAACGTTCGCGGCTTTCCAATGTGGCCTGTTTTTGCGCGTCATTCTCGTACAGCACAATCGACCTATACTGGCGCGACCACGGACGTTGCGTCGGTGAATGATTCCGCCAGAACACATCCAGCAATTCGGCATACGTGATCCGTCGGGGGTCGAAGTCCACCTGGATCGTCTCGGTGTGATTCCCCAAACTATGGTAGGTGGGGTTCGCTTTCGTGCCGCCCGCATAACCGACCCGCGTGCGGATCACACCGGGCAGCGTTCCAAAGACTCCGTCGGGACACCAGAAGCAGCCCAGTCCGAACGTCGCCGTTTCGATCCGGCCGGGCGACTTTTTATCGATAAGCGGCGCCGAAGTGTCGTTTCCGGTGAAGTTGCTCATTGCGTTTTGCACTGGATGCGCTCCCGTGATGGTTCCGGTCCACGGATCGGCCGCGGAAAGTGTCGTAACGGCTACGAAGACCGCTAACGCGATAGTGATCACAACCACCGCCTGATATGCACGTGGCATTTTCTACCTCCAGCAAATTGGTCGCCACACGCGGCGCAGTCTTACAACAAGGCGTGGATTTCGAAGCGCCGTGGGGAGCGGTCACTTTCCCGGCGTTGCCGGCATCGTTCCGCAGTTGCGCGGCGGCGCTGCTCCGCGACGTGTACGAGGGCCGATGAGGTAGCTCAACTCGCCGGTTGGTTCAGCAATTTTTCGATATCGTCGGTCAGTTCGCTTGGTTCGGTTCGCGGGCTGAAGCGTTGCACCGGGTTGCCGTTGCGGTCGACGAGAAACTTCGTGAAGTTCCACTTGATGCCTTCGGAACCCAGTAAG
This genomic stretch from Candidatus Lernaella stagnicola harbors:
- a CDS encoding aldo/keto reductase, whose protein sequence is MRFRELGRSGIEASVVGLGAWAIGGWMWGGTEEKDGIAAIQAAIDAGISLIDTAPAYGYGRSEEIVGKAIRQRRDRVVLATKCGLVWEGTSGEFFFYGNQRGQADESDPDARRIYRYLHPDSVRREVEQSLRRLGTDYIDLMQTHWPDATTPIQDTMAELLKLKDEGKIRAIGASNVEPSHLREYLAAGQLDNIQENFSMIDRQIERDLLPMARENGLAVLAYSPMVLGLLTGKIGPDRRFEEGDLRLGDPRFSAEGLQRMQGLLAGFQPIAENHDATIGQLVIAWTAAQPGLTHVLCGARRPDQAAENAAAGDLLLSEDELVRIDAALAEYLAVETA
- a CDS encoding L,D-transpeptidase produces the protein MKTNPAGLIMLLALLVGAAFTSVAPAEDDTTPTPTPQVVRAKVVTDHLKKDPPIDRSAGRVKMEGERQAPQWVQIPIHQPHWRDRMTQLGIAKNAPRRMVVSKRRHLLQLVAGDQVVGEYPVGFGRNYLNDKLEQGDKTSPEGVFRVVHKHPSKKTHRSLCLDYPNAQTHRKRARARQLGVKFTREAGSDICIHGHGVWGGETFYEKGGVYYVKNWTRGCLTINDDLMEEVYAFGHTGMRVEISW
- a CDS encoding prepilin-type N-terminal cleavage/methylation domain-containing protein, with the translated sequence MKRNAGFSLVELLIVISIISILTTIAIPNYVGQRTLAYNSTAESMAKNFRTCQGAYRELHEGYATNINQLLTVDKNLLDTPGLTFLWILAQSDDYVFNVRHERGDRWYTEVP
- a CDS encoding NAD(P)/FAD-dependent oxidoreductase, coding for MTQKTYDVIVVGAGPAGAMCAITSAHQGLSVLLIEAEAESAYGHTYVLEVEKDAFSQCGVPDPAGKEIAYVPQGVRAFSCSGWEAFSNPKHEMHIVRLRETVRRLVRQAKDEGTDVRFGWRVRHPLVENSRVIGVVAESRRGSEKTFRGSVVVDATGNAAALARRLPESCGIDFTDRPEDRIIAESRLYDIDVEKAARAAERGEVAPEVISHVISNHGAFSTLSHTVSLRFKSLFLLAGIQEENYPPNPAQALDELKERFDFVGREIYRGGGPIRIRRAGLRLVCDGFAVIGEAAGMVIPMQASGVTSSLLAGHGLGSHLGKVLANGGKATTATLWSWAASYQQNRGAVLASYDVNRRFLQSLDPISEIEPLFKSGVVQGEDVYRCFEAKPFRVSLGTMPDRMRGILQNPGLALKAAPSMSKIPLVEFHWRRYPKVWDANAFASWKKTAEFLLP
- a CDS encoding peptide-N-glycosidase F-related protein; the protein is MKQFWILSLLCLIALGATLILTAGCDDDDDDDSGNAATPCETFCKRVSGCGLAGQIDVSDMNECLQYCATADKELVGCVVEAENCEAVDVCYEEEPVGDDDDDDDNDDDTSPPPFVFSCEDLGLPVREFLDAEPDSSLYASAADFTVETLDGEWSFAENFTGCESYLIIQDKPAQNLGWSVGIWERDAEAFLSMLPDNAQVLFVSTSFDESYRRQSLKDLREQIDAYIEDLPPEEQAKWPRRIHYVTDAAREMPHWLGEIFTSPRWGAGIDRLQRIRYIGSYADYTRYDASHGWFAPNLKMAANEPVYYNFEAERETYLESVDATVIPLFTGEVLSDPGWAGLRGAATVTLPDETAMAAFDTLELDLYLGCDGEGEYQTCPDWDYLVELYLCDVDETERCSIEIGRWITTYHREGRWVHDISGVLPLLSAGGEFRFEFYTQQPYEVELNLRLSSQARAERPVESHFLFSGGAFGPDYNSNFEPVVLDVDGDVTRVELATVITGHGGAEPGNCAEFCNTTHHFSINGDEVVREFPEAGNSRDCMDKVVEGTVPNQYGTWWYGRSGWCPGKEVPMVRTDITEFVDLGAENTIEYWGLYLGDAYPSSGASISLKSWVVLYK
- the msrA gene encoding peptide-methionine (S)-S-oxide reductase MsrA, with the protein product MPRAYQAVVVITIALAVFVAVTTLSAADPWTGTITGAHPVQNAMSNFTGNDTSAPLIDKKSPGRIETATFGLGCFWCPDGVFGTLPGVIRTRVGYAGGTKANPTYHSLGNHTETIQVDFDPRRITYAELLDVFWRNHSPTQRPWSRQYRSIVLYENDAQKQATLESRERWQSKSGKKLYTVIEPLDRFYRAEDYHQKYNLQKDAALMAELRAMFPNFGAFVDSTAVARLNGYVSGDGKREVLLREINDYGLSVGARQRLRAAVKR